From the Dysgonomonadaceae bacterium PH5-43 genome, the window GTCATTTAGAGAAAAGTTATTATTGGGTTTTATATCTTCGATGTTGTAACCTATATTTTCTAAGTCTTTTGCATCTTTAAGGTTATTCTCCTCAATAATTTTGTTTGTTAAAAGTAGAGATATAATTTCGGAGTATTTCTCTCCAGCAAAATCATTTTCAGTTATAATACAATTATCTGTCATACTATATGTATAACCGTATATACTTTTCGTGCTATGCGCTCCTCCCTCATACGAAAGAGTTTCGACTGTAAACGACACAATATTGTTTTGATTTAATGTAACCGTGTCTTTCACCTTTATATAATAGGTGTAACCTGTTTCGTCTTCATAACTATTCTCATCGCCGGTATTAGCTACATCAACTGCAAAATACTTAAACTTATTTACGTAATTCTCGTAGTATTGATCCACTGCTTTATCGGGATATTCGTTTGCATATACTTCACCTAACACAAGCTCCGTCATCACTTTAAGCAGACTCTTTACATCTTGTGTATTCTTCAGCGTATCAGGGAAAGTAAAATCTATATCGACATTACAACCAAACTTAGAATTTTCTATAAAATACGACTCTTTTTTCTGAACATTATCGAACACTACCGGTTCGCTAATAACTTTTGTTTTATATACGCAGCTCGAGCATATTACAATCAAGCTTAACATAAACACATAATAAAAATATTTCATCATATTGTTAGTTTATTGTTTTGTTTGAAAACGTAAAGTTAATACTATTAGTTCAAATAAAAAAATAAGCCTAACCACTCAAAAGTCTAAAATATTGCAGCTTTATTTAATATCAAGCCATTAGGAAGATAAGAATAAGAGGTTGAAATTGCGTTTACCATATCAAGGCGAATAACTGTATTCCCAATTGCTATTTTCTAATTCTTCTTGTGTTAATACTACTCTCTTTACAAACATCTGATTTTTGTATATTTCTTCCAAATCATAATTACGAATTGTTTCTTCCGTAAAAAAGAAAAGTGTTGTCACTTTCTCTTCATTTGAAAGATATGGCTTTTTTCTGATTCCTCCAACAGTCTGCTCAATTGTCTGATTAACATCTATAAGATCAAAAAATGCCAATAGTGTAATTAACGGTAGGCTATCTGAATGTCCATATTCATTATAAACGTAAATAGGTTCATCAGAGTTATTGTGAATATAAATTACTCCACGAGGAGGGTCATAAGTAAAAATACAACCACAAAACAAAAATACACAACTGATAAAAATTAAATTTTTCATACTTTAATTATAGTCTGTCTTATTTATGATTGTAATATAACTATGCCCATATTCACATGGACAAGCACACAGCAACATAGAGGTTGCGATTAGTAAAATGGCTGTTTTAATCTGTTTCATAATCTTTATGTTAATCTAATATTTAGCACACAAAATTGTAGAGTTAAAAAGGTGATTCTTCATACTTCATCCTTTTTGTTCCTGTTGGTTTCAAAATGACACACTTCTCTATTTTTTCTCCATTGTCATTGTGTAAGTCCAAAAGTAAATAAAGTTTATGTTCTATATCTACCGTTTTATATGTAATGTGCTCTGAATCCGTTGCTCGAAAACTCAAATGCAATAATTGTTTATCATTCTTGCCAAGTTGATAAACGAGAGAATCCGAAGATATTTCATATTTTAAAATTGCTGAGTCTGTTCGCAATTCCAAAGTAGAATTTTGATTGATAAAGATATTATTCTCTTTGTTGTTTGAAATTTCTAAATACAGGCTTAGAAAAAGAGACAAGCCGCCTGTTGTAATTGTACTGCCCTTAATGAATCGTACATCAACCGAATCTCTCAAACAAGAAGGTTGAGGATCTTCTATGGAATATATTATTCTTGGCGGATAGCACGAGGTCAAGGAACTTATTAGCAATATAAAAAGTATTATACGTTTCATTGTAAATTAAATTTAAGGAGTTATGTAAAACTATGATATGTGCACTCAATCACTTTCAACTTAATCTTATTATTAATTTTTTCAAATCTAAATTCATACGCCATAAAACTTTCATATTCAGGATGAATATTATACCCCATAATATAAATCCAAGTATCTTTTTCTTTGTATATAGTTGAGAAATAATATCTATCATCAATATATATATAATTTTTATAACGACGCCCCCATGAAGCAGGATCGAAGGTTATTTTTCTTGGTGCTAAGTCTTTTTCAACATCAAGACTCTTAAGCAATAGCTCATAAGGATGGGATAATAATTTATCTATAGACCTAGTGAATGCTACTGTTGACATATACTTCTGTCGATAATGAGAGTCAGAAGGCATAGTCTCCATATTTAGAAAATCAGGAGAGCACATTGTAAATCCATTATCAAGTATTGATGCCAAAGACACTGTATCTCTCTCCAATAGTGCAGTTCTAAAAGTATTCCAAAACGCAATAAACTCCAAAGTATCAATAGATTCCTTTGGTTGTTCCAGAAATTGATTAATTTCTAAACTCTTATCATTTAACACTGGGTATGCTCCCAAACCCATTAATGATACAACTATAATTATTATTGATAAAAACGACTTCATATTCTATATATTAATATCAAAATCATAATGCATACTCACAACTCCAGATGTTTTCAACATTGTAGGGAAGCCTCTATTGTCGTAAGCAAATCTGTTATACATATGGAACTTTACGAAAATCAATTCCTGTATCTAGTTTCCGTTTTTGCATCATCTTTTTCATTGTATCAGATACCATAATTCCATTGATACGAGCTTGTGAGTTAAAGAAATCCAAGTCTTTAGCTTTTTCATAATCAATCCATGGTTTAGCAATACCACCACCAATCCATACCGAATTATCTTTATCAATAACATCAAATATAATTCGAAAATGGATTAAATAATAAATCCGACTTCCATACTCTTCACTTTTCACTCGAATGGGATAAAAATCTAATGGATAATTTTTCGGGACAACTTCTTGAATTAAATTTTTCAATTCCTCATTAACAAAATTAGCTGTTGTATTTGAATTCATAAAAGGAAGATAAATCCCTTTATCCACGGTAAATTCCATATTTTCCCAATTTTCAACAGGCAAAACTTCAACTCCAAATCGGGTATCTGTTCCTTTAGGTGCTATAAGAACACCATGGTTTCTATTATACTTTAGAATAAATCTATAAAATTGTTTCTGTTTCATAATCTTTATTACCCCACCTCACATTTCATTAATCAGCACATTGTCAACCTTTGAGAACATTCTATTTTATTAAGCTTTATTGTCCCGTCTTCCCTTTTAATAAAAATCAATTCAATATATTCTATATATATAGAATGTTCATTATCAATTGAAAATCCCATAGAGAATACAACTATACCTTCTTTTTTGAAATCAGTACTAACTGAATAAGATTTATCATCTACAACAATATCACATTGATATTTCTTTTCGAAATTAAAACTTTCAGAATACAAATCTTCTTTCAGATTATACCGTTCTAATAGTCCTTTGAATACAGGGATAAACAGATCATTCCAATGTTTTATTAAATACTGGTTAGTTATTTTTTTATTAGGAGAAAA encodes:
- a CDS encoding hypothetical protein (product_source=Hypo-rule applied; superfamily=50203) produces the protein MKTLLIILFIFITNISFANVKQEETIVPIDTLEYMEFWNSFRVAALNIDEAALTSMIELQLWGDCFSYGPYYDKNYGGFSPNKKITNQYLIKHWNDLFIPVFKGLLERYNLKEDLYSESFNFEKKYQCDIVVDDKSYSVSTDFKKEGIVVFSMGFSIDNEHSIYIEYIELIFIKREDGTIKLNKIECSQRLTMC
- a CDS encoding hypothetical protein (product_source=Hypo-rule applied); this translates as MYNRFAYDNRGFPTMLKTSGVVSMHYDFDINI
- a CDS encoding hypothetical protein (product_source=Hypo-rule applied; pfam=PF11738,PF13739; smart=SM00456; superfamily=51126), encoding MMKYFYYVFMLSLIVICSSCVYKTKVISEPVVFDNVQKKESYFIENSKFGCNVDIDFTFPDTLKNTQDVKSLLKVMTELVLGEVYANEYPDKAVDQYYENYVNKFKYFAVDVANTGDENSYEDETGYTYYIKVKDTVTLNQNNIVSFTVETLSYEGGAHSTKSIYGYTYSMTDNCIITENDFAGEKYSEIISLLLTNKIIEENNLKDAKDLENIGYNIEDIKPNNNFSLNDKGITYYFNEGEIAGNMIGITSVFMSYDELSLCVVLDSPISSLISY
- a CDS encoding hypothetical protein (product_source=Hypo-rule applied; transmembrane_helix_parts=Outside_1_3,TMhelix_4_23,Inside_24_207); protein product: MKSFLSIIIIVVSLMGLGAYPVLNDKSLEINQFLEQPKESIDTLEFIAFWNTFRTALLERDTVSLASILDNGFTMCSPDFLNMETMPSDSHYRQKYMSTVAFTRSIDKLLSHPYELLLKSLDVEKDLAPRKITFDPASWGRRYKNYIYIDDRYYFSTIYKEKDTWIYIMGYNIHPEYESFMAYEFRFEKINNKIKLKVIECTYHSFT
- a CDS encoding hypothetical protein (product_source=Hypo-rule applied; superfamily=49410); protein product: MKRIILFILLISSLTSCYPPRIIYSIEDPQPSCLRDSVDVRFIKGSTITTGGLSLFLSLYLEISNNKENNIFINQNSTLELRTDSAILKYEISSDSLVYQLGKNDKQLLHLSFRATDSEHITYKTVDIEHKLYLLLDLHNDNGEKIEKCVILKPTGTKRMKYEESPF
- a CDS encoding hypothetical protein (product_source=Hypo-rule applied; superfamily=53756), with protein sequence MKNLIFISCVFLFCGCIFTYDPPRGVIYIHNNSDEPIYVYNEYGHSDSLPLITLLAFFDLIDVNQTIEQTVGGIRKKPYLSNEEKVTTLFFFTEETIRNYDLEEIYKNQMFVKRVVLTQEELENSNWEYSYSP
- a CDS encoding hypothetical protein (product_source=Hypo-rule applied; cath_funfam=3.30.1360.30; superfamily=51621) gives rise to the protein MKQKQFYRFILKYNRNHGVLIAPKGTDTRFGVEVLPVENWENMEFTVDKGIYLPFMNSNTTANFVNEELKNLIQEVVPKNYPLDFYPIRVKSEEYGSRIYYLIHFRIIFDVIDKDNSVWIGGGIAKPWIDYEKAKDLDFFNSQARINGIMVSDTMKKMMQKRKLDTGIDFRKVPYV